One region of Sulfurisphaera ohwakuensis genomic DNA includes:
- a CDS encoding endo alpha-1,4 polygalactosaminidase codes for MNKLISLLLLTLFLVSIISAYIYLKVSNETKPTQSVKVIEPKFTVYYGCINSTIIQVLNNFSWVIIDPTQVNSSQLNQIKAVKIAYIDLGELANMSLGNLTPHTNVTIGYDQLWDQYIVNISSPSWQKYIESQVTTVISMGFQGVMFDDVDVVEQYPFVTQGIISIINWTRSHYPNIIIGINRGFSLIENISKMINFVLFEDYGTQVISPGQISFSNSSFVIQETKLLKSYNLTVLALGYANYPGDIYWNTVKSLAASEGVSSFVGNWNLSVIWLQNLSDY; via the coding sequence ATGAATAAATTAATATCCTTACTACTCCTTACCTTGTTTTTAGTATCCATAATATCAGCTTACATATATCTTAAAGTCTCTAACGAAACGAAGCCAACTCAATCTGTTAAAGTAATAGAACCAAAATTCACGGTTTATTATGGTTGTATAAATTCTACAATAATTCAAGTACTAAACAACTTTTCTTGGGTAATAATAGATCCCACTCAAGTTAACTCCTCGCAGTTAAATCAGATAAAGGCAGTTAAGATAGCTTATATTGATCTAGGAGAACTAGCTAATATGAGCTTAGGCAATTTAACTCCTCATACGAACGTAACTATAGGCTATGATCAACTTTGGGATCAGTACATAGTCAATATTTCCTCTCCTAGTTGGCAAAAATATATAGAATCTCAAGTGACTACAGTAATTAGTATGGGATTTCAAGGAGTTATGTTTGATGACGTTGATGTGGTGGAGCAATATCCCTTTGTTACTCAAGGAATAATATCTATAATTAATTGGACGAGGAGTCATTATCCTAACATAATAATAGGGATTAATAGGGGATTTTCCCTGATAGAGAATATATCAAAGATGATAAATTTCGTCTTGTTCGAGGATTATGGTACACAAGTAATTTCACCTGGTCAAATATCCTTTTCGAATTCTAGTTTTGTTATTCAGGAGACTAAGCTACTTAAGAGTTATAACTTAACAGTGCTAGCTCTTGGCTATGCTAATTATCCTGGTGATATATATTGGAATACTGTAAAATCCTTAGCTGCTTCGGAAGGAGTATCCAGCTTTGTAGGTAACTGGAATCTCTCTGTAATATGGTTACAAAATCTCTCAGATTATTAA
- a CDS encoding DUF929 domain-containing protein — translation MDMKEGLKSKMVITAILVFIIAAAIPVYLRAQVNQVQNNAVPPLYATVPVGKFFYASPEDFAPPHQVDVYLIGWEGCHVALSDAWPLYVIMSAYGSLSYVYASSNPYRPFPNTTGLIFLNYTPYEPDEPVHFYFIYMYNKWLNATPNGTPIPKGELITVGAEELKHFLPTPLYQLVMHYQLDAIFQNTSEPLAILKGHIVTVLVITGPNGTYMAYGPLYNILPLKNANGTYIMQNLYNNKVVPYIWQGVQIIENVIEEAAGSQLNITFT, via the coding sequence ATGGATATGAAAGAAGGATTAAAATCGAAAATGGTAATAACTGCAATATTAGTCTTTATAATAGCAGCAGCAATACCAGTATATTTAAGAGCTCAAGTAAATCAAGTGCAGAATAACGCTGTACCACCGCTATATGCAACTGTTCCAGTTGGAAAGTTCTTTTATGCCTCACCAGAAGATTTTGCTCCCCCTCATCAAGTTGATGTATATTTAATAGGTTGGGAAGGATGCCATGTAGCATTGTCTGATGCTTGGCCATTGTATGTTATAATGTCAGCATACGGAAGTTTATCTTATGTATATGCAAGCTCTAATCCATACAGACCGTTCCCTAATACCACTGGCTTAATATTCTTAAATTATACTCCATATGAACCAGATGAACCAGTACATTTCTACTTCATTTATATGTATAATAAATGGTTAAATGCTACTCCTAACGGAACTCCAATACCTAAGGGAGAGCTAATAACAGTTGGTGCAGAAGAATTAAAGCACTTCTTACCAACACCCTTATATCAACTAGTAATGCATTATCAGTTAGATGCAATATTCCAGAATACTAGCGAACCTTTAGCAATTCTAAAAGGTCATATAGTAACAGTCCTTGTCATTACTGGTCCTAACGGAACTTATATGGCCTACGGACCTTTATATAATATATTACCGCTAAAGAACGCTAACGGAACTTACATAATGCAAAACTTATACAATAATAAAGTAGTACCTTATATCTGGCAAGGAGTTCAAATAATAGAGAATGTAATTGAAGAAGCTGCTGGCTCACAATTAAATATAACTTTTACCTAA
- a CDS encoding PQQ-binding-like beta-propeller repeat protein has protein sequence MELKESVIAIIIVVLLIISGGIGFYLGKLSSSKIYVTTITKTMTAIKQNYTEYNVYLNGIEFIDIFYPQNLPNSTIGPKNYVMFGLTPNRDPVIDGNLSVKWETPLIGNFEQNLTLWNDIVNHVGKSFGSAYRQATGIAVGPTEANGIVYVASDAGWIYGINVFNGKIIFELYTPGTLSMWEPLIWNGIGLVGLGGAMFDYQQGALNAFGGGHRGQYTGINGLLAFNATNGKPLWLILTRAQAMPTGVIVNGVVYWDTGDGTIYATNISNGKILWEYHYDGSGNMASLDYYDGIVIAGFSQSYPMNMSAIVGVYANNGSLAYIIKLPFATTSSAGDAVMAVWNGYLVDGILGFQKGNLPILSNIDSREVLIVANVTTGKIIYIMNITNITTHPSDTNNGFNPEIVNGIIYQPTIAGKIIAINISNGRILWESQQLTKGWLQAEPTYYNGMLFVPAGNTIYVLNASNGKIIATYTTQFIMRQQLIIIGNTIIETSGTNWVFAVPISEIL, from the coding sequence TTGGAATTGAAAGAAAGTGTAATAGCCATAATTATCGTTGTTCTTTTAATAATATCTGGAGGAATTGGTTTCTATTTAGGTAAATTATCTTCAAGTAAAATATATGTGACTACGATTACAAAGACTATGACTGCCATAAAGCAGAATTACACAGAGTATAATGTATATTTAAATGGGATAGAATTTATTGACATCTTCTATCCTCAAAATTTACCAAATTCAACCATAGGTCCTAAAAATTATGTAATGTTCGGTCTAACCCCTAACAGAGATCCAGTTATAGATGGAAACTTAAGTGTCAAATGGGAGACTCCGCTAATAGGAAACTTCGAGCAAAATCTAACACTATGGAATGATATAGTTAATCATGTAGGAAAATCTTTTGGCTCAGCTTATAGGCAAGCTACTGGAATTGCAGTTGGTCCTACAGAGGCCAACGGTATAGTTTATGTTGCGAGTGATGCTGGTTGGATATATGGAATTAACGTGTTCAACGGTAAAATAATCTTCGAACTTTATACTCCCGGAACTCTCAGTATGTGGGAACCTCTAATATGGAACGGGATAGGATTAGTAGGTTTAGGAGGTGCAATGTTTGACTATCAACAAGGTGCGCTTAATGCCTTCGGAGGAGGTCATAGGGGACAGTATACTGGAATAAACGGACTATTAGCATTTAACGCAACTAATGGAAAACCATTATGGTTAATTTTAACAAGAGCTCAAGCAATGCCGACTGGCGTAATAGTTAATGGTGTAGTGTACTGGGATACTGGTGACGGAACAATCTACGCTACTAATATTTCAAATGGCAAGATATTATGGGAATATCACTATGACGGCAGTGGAAATATGGCATCACTTGACTACTATGACGGGATAGTAATAGCTGGATTTTCACAATCTTATCCAATGAATATGTCTGCAATTGTTGGAGTTTATGCTAATAACGGGAGTTTAGCTTATATAATCAAACTGCCTTTTGCAACTACTTCTTCAGCGGGTGATGCAGTAATGGCAGTATGGAACGGGTATCTTGTTGATGGAATACTTGGATTTCAGAAAGGAAACCTTCCAATTCTCTCTAATATTGATTCTAGAGAAGTATTAATAGTAGCAAATGTTACTACTGGTAAAATAATTTATATAATGAATATAACTAATATAACTACTCATCCTTCAGATACAAATAATGGTTTTAACCCAGAAATAGTTAATGGGATAATATATCAACCTACAATAGCTGGGAAAATTATTGCTATAAACATATCAAACGGGAGAATACTATGGGAATCGCAACAACTTACAAAGGGCTGGTTACAAGCGGAACCTACATATTATAATGGAATGCTCTTCGTTCCAGCTGGAAATACAATTTATGTCCTCAAT